From Desulfovibrio oxyclinae DSM 11498, a single genomic window includes:
- a CDS encoding AraC family transcriptional regulator gives MTAEIMTLGPMLIGSVRHVGPYAECESAWHTLLAWATESQVLRQDTAFIGICHDDPNQTPPEQIRYDACITVPDGVGGSEAVTLGTIPAGDYLSLMHSGSYEGLGNAWGALFEQELPTCGKEFDPKKPCFEQYLNSPQQTPPEDLRTRLFVPLK, from the coding sequence ATGACTGCGGAAATCATGACACTCGGCCCCATGCTTATCGGATCGGTTCGTCACGTTGGCCCTTATGCGGAGTGCGAGTCAGCGTGGCATACTCTTCTCGCCTGGGCCACCGAGAGTCAGGTTCTGAGACAGGATACGGCGTTTATCGGCATTTGCCATGACGATCCGAACCAGACTCCCCCGGAGCAGATCCGCTACGATGCCTGCATAACCGTTCCCGACGGCGTCGGTGGTAGCGAAGCCGTCACCCTTGGCACCATCCCTGCCGGCGACTACCTGTCTTTGATGCATTCCGGATCATATGAAGGACTCGGCAATGCATGGGGTGCCCTGTTCGAGCAGGAGCTGCCAACGTGTGGGAAAGAGTTCGATCCCAAAAAACCCTGTTTTGAGCAATATCTCAACAGTCCGCAGCAGACACCGCCTGAAGATTTGCGCACGAGGCTGTTCGTCCCGTTGAAATAA
- a CDS encoding aminopeptidase, producing MSKSELEYTPKNAWETYTSEADRTAMDEMAARYVDFLSACKTERLVMNYARKRAEQAGFVEDFGADAVMRIQRGKTGFFARKGRRPLSEGFRLVGAHADAPRLDLKQRPLYQDTEICLAKTHYYGGIRKYQWLTMPLALHGVVVKRDGDVVRVEVGEKPEDPVLTVTDLLPHLAHKDMEKKVSEAFEAEKLNVVLGTVPLLGEGEDKPEKGARVKHMILGLLHDRYGIDESDLISAELQAVPAGPARYVGLDSSMIGGYGHDDRSSCFCALEALLDEPEPEFTQIVLLWDKEEIGSDGATGAKSLFFEYTLDELLESWEPDAKLSRVMMNGTALSADVAAAVDPNFKDVHEERNAAFMGYGPCFNKFTGHRGKVGANDAHPEFIGWLRSIFDEAEVPWQMAELGKVDMGGGGTVAKFLAIYGMDIIDVGMPVLSMHSPFELASKADLYATVRAFREFLRQ from the coding sequence ATGAGTAAGTCCGAATTGGAATATACCCCGAAGAATGCGTGGGAGACCTATACCTCCGAGGCGGACCGTACCGCCATGGATGAAATGGCAGCCCGCTATGTGGACTTCCTGTCTGCGTGCAAAACCGAACGGCTGGTGATGAATTACGCCCGCAAAAGGGCAGAACAGGCCGGATTCGTCGAGGACTTCGGGGCCGATGCCGTGATGCGCATTCAGCGCGGCAAGACTGGATTTTTCGCACGCAAGGGCCGCAGGCCGCTCTCCGAAGGATTCAGACTGGTGGGAGCGCACGCAGATGCCCCGCGCCTCGACCTCAAGCAGCGCCCGCTGTATCAGGATACGGAAATATGCCTTGCCAAGACCCACTATTACGGAGGCATCCGAAAATATCAGTGGCTGACCATGCCGCTTGCTCTGCACGGTGTCGTCGTCAAGCGCGACGGCGATGTGGTTCGTGTGGAAGTTGGTGAAAAGCCGGAAGATCCGGTGTTGACCGTGACGGACCTGCTGCCGCACCTCGCCCATAAGGATATGGAGAAGAAGGTTTCGGAAGCTTTTGAAGCAGAAAAACTCAATGTGGTTCTCGGCACGGTGCCGCTACTGGGAGAAGGCGAGGACAAGCCCGAAAAGGGGGCGAGGGTCAAGCATATGATCCTCGGTCTGCTGCATGACCGCTATGGCATCGACGAATCGGACCTGATCAGCGCCGAACTGCAGGCGGTTCCGGCTGGACCCGCGCGTTACGTCGGACTCGATTCCTCAATGATCGGCGGCTACGGCCATGATGACCGTTCCAGCTGCTTCTGCGCACTGGAGGCCCTGCTCGACGAGCCGGAGCCGGAGTTCACTCAGATCGTGCTGCTTTGGGACAAGGAAGAGATCGGCTCGGACGGTGCCACCGGGGCAAAGTCGCTTTTCTTCGAGTACACCCTGGACGAGCTGCTTGAGAGCTGGGAGCCGGATGCCAAACTCTCGCGTGTAATGATGAACGGCACGGCTCTGTCGGCTGACGTTGCCGCCGCGGTGGATCCGAACTTCAAGGATGTTCATGAAGAGCGCAATGCGGCCTTCATGGGCTATGGGCCATGCTTCAACAAGTTCACCGGGCACCGGGGCAAGGTCGGCGCAAACGATGCCCACCCCGAATTCATCGGCTGGCTAAGGTCCATCTTCGATGAAGCCGAGGTGCCGTGGCAGATGGCGGAGCTCGGCAAGGTCGATATGGGGGGCGGCGGTACCGTCGCCAAGTTCCTTGCTATATATGGTATGGATATCATCGACGTTGGTATGCCGGTGCTTTCCATGCACAGCCCGTTCGAGCTCGCATCAAAGGCGGACCTGTACGCAACGGTCCGGGCGTTTCGCGAGTTTCTCAGGCAGTAG